In Paroedura picta isolate Pp20150507F chromosome 1, Ppicta_v3.0, whole genome shotgun sequence, the following are encoded in one genomic region:
- the LOC143834413 gene encoding uncharacterized protein LOC143834413 isoform X2, with translation MDRRSKPDLDYISKEQESCSGSEKTSDSEKVSKMENMLKKVLLENQQLKTAVLFLKQQQSKEKDYHVDDCKRSKEKLLTEIGSLLTEIAFLKEVREQLRYKDPESRKETTKALTETIQAKLEVAHAKIEAAEAKKETLEAQKRAEEAKETAEAAQAREDNLLSYVSKIATLAYQQAAEAEYDSSQARKAMAVAEAMQGAAFADNKVRRSHKHHPDKHHRGHRNHGECRCHHSHHSHHSHRSHYETQSDLPNSEPETLSSHR, from the exons ATGGACAGGAGATCAAAACCTGACCTGGACTATATAAGCAAAGAGCAAGAATCCTGTAGTGGAAGCGAGAAGACCTCCGACAG TGAAAAAGTGTCAAAAATGGAAAACATG TTGAAGAAGGTGCTGTTAGAAAACCAACAGTTGAAAACAGCT GTACTctttctgaagcagcagcagagcaaag AAAAAGATTACCACGTAGATGACTGCAAGAG GTCTAAAGAGAAACTTCTGACTGAAATTGGGTCTCTCTTGACTGAAATAGCCTTCCTGAAGGAAGTTAGGGAGCAGCTG AGGTACAAGGATCCTGAATCTAGGAAAGAAACTACTAAGGCCCTTACCGAAACCATCCAGGCCAAGCTGGAGGTGGCCCATGCTAAGATAGAGGCTGCTGAGGCCAAGAAGGAGACCTTAGAGGCCCAGAAGAGGGCAGAGGAGGCCAAGGAAACAGCAGAAGCAGCTCAGGCCCGAGAGGACAACCTGCTGTCCTATGTCTCGAAAATCGCTaccctggcctaccagcaggctGCTGAGGCTGAGTACGACAGCTCCCAGGCCCGGAAAGCCATGGCAGTAGCGGAAGCCATGCAAGGGGCTGCCTTTGCCGACAACAAAGTCCGGCGCAGCCATAAGCATCATCCGGACAAGCACCATCGAGGTCATCGGAATCACGGGGAGTGCCGGTGTCACCACAGTCACCACAGCCACCACAGCCACCGGAGCCACTACGAGACCCAGAGCGATCTGCCCAATTCAGAACCGGAGACCCTGAGCAGCCACCgatga